Proteins encoded by one window of Lathyrus oleraceus cultivar Zhongwan6 chromosome 1, CAAS_Psat_ZW6_1.0, whole genome shotgun sequence:
- the LOC127108570 gene encoding uncharacterized protein LOC127108570 translates to MSTMVQHEPETFRKKRSFLNNDQRKIIAQLLIKNSCGGKLKSGTVIWLASKYSVSIDVIYRIWKQVSQTGDASHKRTKNCGRKRVAVDIEKVRDISLAKRSTLQSLAFALGISKTALFKFVKDGTLRRHSNALKPQMKDSNMKDRLRFCLSMLEETSLPHDPEFKFMHNIVHIDEKWFYMTKKSANYYLLENEDEPYRTCKNKNFIGKVMFLVAVARPRFDDGDKEIFSGKIGVFPLVQKVAAKRSSINRASGTLETKPITSITKEVSRNFLINKVLPAIKEKWPREHAMETIYIQQDNAPCHVSIDDEEFHKAASEGGFDIRLSCQPPNSPDLNVLDLSFFNVIQSLQQKEVSKSVDELIEVVQNSYDNFSSKQSDKNFLTLQSCMIEIMKIKGSNNYRIPHMKKEVLLNRGIPPTQLKCDRELVENTFQYLNNDN, encoded by the exons A TGTCCACAATGGTTCAACATGAACCTGAAACTTTTAGGAAAAAAAGATCATTTTTAAACAATGATCAACGGAAAATAATTGCTCAATTATTGATAAAGAATAGTTGTGGTGGAAAACTAAAATCCGGAACTGTTATATGGTTGGCATCCAAATACTCGGTATCCATCGATGTTATTTATCGAATTTGGAAGCAAGTATCTCAAACAGGTGATGCGTCTCATAAAAGAACAAAAAATTGTGGTCGGAAAAGAGTTGCGGTAGATATTGAAAAAGTGCGGGATATTTCGTTAGCTAAACGTAGCACTCTTCAGAGCCTCGCATTTGCCTTGGGCATTAGCAAAACAGCATTGTTTAAGTTTGTAAAGGATGGGACTTTGCGTCGGCATTCAAATGCTCTAAAGCCACAAATGAAAGATAGCAATATGAAAGATCGTCTTAGATTTTGCTTGTCCATGCTTGAAGAAACTAGTCTTCCTCATGATCCGGAGTTTAAGTTTATGCATAATATCGTCCACATAGATGAAAAATGGTTCTACATGACCAAAAAATCAGCTAACTACTACCTTCTTGAAAATGAGGATGAGCCATATCGCAcatgcaaaaataaaaattttATTGGAAAAGTCATGTTTTTAGTAGCAGTCGCTAGGCCTAGATTTGATGACGGTGATAAGGAGATATTTTCGGGAAAAATTGGCGTCTTTCCTCTTGTTCAAAAAGTTGCAGCAAAAAGGTCAAGTATCAATAGAGCTTCGGGTACACTTGAAACTAAACCGATTACTTCTATCACTAAAGAAGTTAGTCGAAATTTTCTAATCAATAAAGTGTTACCTGCAATTAAAGAAAAATGGCCGAGAGAACATGCAATGGAAACAATTTATATACAACAAGATAATGCTCCGTGTCATGTTTCTATTGACGATGAAGAATTTCATAAAGCAGCTTCTGAAGGAGGATTTGACATCCGTTTATCTTGTCAACCACCGAATTCTCCTGATTTAAATGTTTTAGATCTGAGTTTTTTCAATGTCATTCAATCATTACAACAAAAGGAAGTTTCAAAATCAGTTGATGAACTCATTGAAGTTGTGCAAAACTCATATGATAATTTTTCTAGCAAACAATCTGACAAAAATTTTCTCACACTTCAATCTTGTATGATTGAAATCATGAAAATTAAAGGATCTAATAATTACCGAATTCCCCATATGAAGAAAGAAGTGTTGCTTAATCGAGGCATACCACCTACGCAACTAAAATGTGACCGAGAGTTAGTtgaaaatacttttcaatatttAAACAATGATAATTAA
- the LOC127138478 gene encoding transcription termination factor MTERF15, mitochondrial, whose product MLRNNIIFHCHHYIPKLPIHFPFQFSHNFKLCTTTSHSESDSDSFTVSYLINTIGFTRETALKASKRIRIKSPEKPNSVFTFFRNHGFPDSSIKKILIKEPWLLSTDTHNSIRPKFEFFISKGVSLSEVATLLTLMMDYGVCDSSIARVFLTRPTILGTTDLIHTLEEVKGLGFDPSTSTFGIALIAKKCMSKALWDEKVEVFKKWGWSDQAVIQAFRMQPSLMLASIDKINLVMSFWVDRLGWDSLALTRRPQIFGFSLQKRVIPRALLLQYLMMKGLRKKNASLVAPFTWSEKQFLSKYVVCFKDESDYLLKLYEENMNLAYTKENIDMPFTK is encoded by the exons ATGCTTCGCAACAACATCATCTTCCATTGCCATCATTACATACCAAAACTCCCCATTCATTTTCCATTCCAATTTTCTCACAATTTCAAACTCTGCACCACCACTTCACATTCCGAATCTGATTCCGACTCTTTCACCGTCTCCTACCTCATCAACACCATCGGTTTCACTCGTGAAACAGCTCTCAAAGCTTCAAAACGAATTCGTATCAAGTCCCCAGAAAAACCCAATTCAGTTTTCACCTTCTTCAGAAACCACGGTTTTCCAGACTCCAGCATTAAGAAAATCCTCATAAAAGAACCATGGCTTCTTTCTACCGATACCCACAATTCAATTCGTCCAAAGTTCGAATTTTTCATCTCCAAAGGCGTTTCACTCTCTGAAGTCGCTACCTTGTTAACG TTGATGATGGATTACGGAGTTTGCGATTCCAGCATTGCTAGAGTGTTTCTCACAAGACCAACCATACTTGGAACAACGGATTTGATTCATACCTTGGAGGAAGTTAAGGGTTTAGGGTTTGACCCTTCAACTTCCACTTTTGGGATAGCTTTGATTGCAAAGAAATGTATGAGTAAAGCACTTTGGGATGAGAAAGTTGAGGTCTTTAAGAAATGGGGTTGGTCTGATCAAGCTGTTATTCAAGCATTTAGGATGCAGCCTAGTTTGATGTTGGCTTCGATCGATAAGATTAATTTGGTGATGAGTTTTTGGGTCGATAGATTGGGGTGGGATTCCTTGGCACTTACTAGAAGGCCACAAATATTTGGTTTTAGTTTGCAGAAAAGGGTGATTCCAAGGGCATTACTTCTGCAATATCTTATGATGAAAGGTTTGAGGAAAAAGAATGCAAGCTTAGTGGCACCATTTACTTGGTCTGAGAAACAGTTCCTGAGCAAATATGTTGTCTGTTTCAAGGATGAGTCTGATTATTTATTGAAACTCTACGAGGAAAACATGAATCTTGCATACACCAAGGAGAACATTGATATGCCATTCACCAAATAG